In one Cervus elaphus chromosome 9, mCerEla1.1, whole genome shotgun sequence genomic region, the following are encoded:
- the COLGALT1 gene encoding procollagen galactosyltransferase 1 isoform X2, whose amino-acid sequence MKLRQAALKSARDMWADYILFVDADNLILNPDTLTLLIAENKTVVAPMLDSRAAYSNFWCGMTSQGYYKRTPAYLPIRKRDRRGCFAVPMVHSTFLIDLRKAASRNLAFYPPHPDYTWSFDDIIVFAFSCKQAEVQMYVCNKEVYGFLPVPLRSHSTLQDEAESFMHVQLEVMVKHPPSEPSQFISVPTKTPDKMGFDEVFMINLKRRQDRRERMLRALEEQEIACRLVEAVDGKAMNTSQVEALGIQMLPGYRDPYHGRPLTKGELGCFLSHYNIWKEVVDRGLQKSLVFEDDLRFEIFFKRRLMNLMRDVEREGLDWDLIYVGRKRMQVEHPEKAVPRVRNLVEADYSYWTLAYVISLQGARKLLAARPLSKMLPVDEFLPVMFDKHPVSEYKAHFSPRDLRAFSVEPLLIYPTHYTGDDGYVSDTETSVVWNNERVKTDWDRAKSQKMREQQALSREAKNSDVLQSPLDSAARDEL is encoded by the exons ATGAAGTTGCGCCAGGCGGCTCTGAAATCAGCCCGGGATATGTGGGCTGATTACATCCTG TTTGTGGACGCCGACAACCTGATCCTCAACCCGGACACACTGACCCTGCTCATCGCAGAGAACAAGACGGTGGTGGCCCCCATGCTGGATTCCCGGGCTGCGTACTCCAACTTCTGGTGTGGGATGACATCCCAG GGCTACTACAAGCGCACGCCTGCCTACCTCCCCATCCGCAAGCGGGACCGCCGGGGCTGCTTTGCCGTCCCCATGGTGCACTCGACCTTCCTGATCGACCTGCGGAAGGCGGCATCCAGGAACTTGGCCTTCTACCCTCCGCACCCTGACTACACCTGGTCCTTTGATGACATCATTGTTTTTGCCTTCTCCTGCAAGCAGGCAG AGGTCCAGATGTACGTCTGCAACAAGGAAGTGTACGGCTTTCTGCCGGTGCCACTGCGGTCCCACAGCACCCTCCAGGACGAGGCCGAGAGCTTCATGCACGTGCAGCTGGAGGTCATGG TGAAGCACCCACCCTCGGAGCCCTCGCAGTTCATCTCAGTGCCCACCAAGACGCCAGACAAGATGGGCTTTGACGAG GTCTTCATGATCAACCTGAAGCGGCGGCAGGATCGGCGGGAACGCATGCTGCGGGCCCTGGAAGAGCAGGAGATAGCGTGCCGGCTGGTGGAGGCTGTGGACGGCAA AGCCATGAACACCAGCCAGGTGGAGGCTCTGGGCATCCAGATGCTGCCCGGCTACCGGGACCCCTACCATGGGCGGCCCCTCACCAAGGGCGAACTGGGCTGCTTCCTCAGCCACTATAACATCTGGAAGGAG GTTGTGGACCGCGGGCTGCAGAAATCACTCGTGTTTGAGGATGACCTACGCTTCGAGATCTTCTTCAAGAGGCGACTGATGAACCTTATGCGGGATGTGGAGCGGGAGGGTCTGGACTGGGACCTCAT CTACGTGGGCCGGAAGCGGATGCAGGTGGAGCACCCCGAGAAGGCTGTGCCCCGCGTGAGGAACCTGGTGGAGGCCGACTACTCGTACTGGACCCTGGCCTACGTGATCTCCCTGCAAGGCGCCCGCAAGCTGCTGGCTGCCCGGCCGCTCTCCAAAATGCTGCCGGTGGACGAGTTCTTGCCAGTCATGTTCGACAAGCACCCAGT GTCTGAGTACAAGGCCCACTTCTCCCCTCGGGACCTGCGCGCCTTCTCCGTGGAGCCCCTGCTCATCTACCCCACGCACTACACAGGGGACGACGGGTATGTGAGCGACACGGAGACCTCAGTCGTGTGGAACAACGAACGCGTCAAGACCGACTGGGACCGCGCCAAGTCCCAGAAGATGCGGGAGCAGCAGGCCCTGAGCCGCGAGGCTAAGAACTCCGACGTGCTCCAGTCCCCGCTGGACAGTGCCGCCCGGGATGAGCTCTGA